In Nymphaea colorata isolate Beijing-Zhang1983 chromosome 5, ASM883128v2, whole genome shotgun sequence, one genomic interval encodes:
- the LOC116253896 gene encoding uncharacterized protein LOC116253896 translates to MLSPVIALIDAPMNVVKEEAQVQRCSYCKSASELWLYDVRHRGIYRQLCAACLLKMHSSFFCPVCLEVYADGLPPENNIKCGNCPSTVHAACLAPELVPSYVCLCCANEFSFLTPLSSLSQNMQREEERKAVIIDVPAAKIILAAAQVAAISMTRAAASAWSEADKKVRDSAIARKKARDSLLHASQRVENQTTFAVLNQKKNTDKKTCPVKAEETEKPSRGMPNTSSAKKRMVNSEDDDKLKAFTSSFLQHRNIRNKATSETGKPKLAEDSVSSVKTLQCHLADALNKDEQDRLIGLRCEEGSSNSSSVLN, encoded by the exons ATGCTTTCCCCCGTCATCGCGCTGATCGATGCCCCGATGAACGTAGTGAAGGAAGAAGCGCAAGTCCAAAGGTGCAGCTACTGCAAGTCTGCCAGCGAACTGTGGCTTTACGATGTTCGCCATCGAGGAATATACCGTCAGCTATGTGCTGCTTGCCTTCTCAAGATGCATTCGAGCTTCTTTTGCCCTGTCTGTCTTGAGGTCTATGCCGATGGGCTCCCTCCGGAAAACAACATCAAGTGCGGCAATTGCCCTTCTACGGTGCATGCAGCGTGCCTTGCGCCTGAATTGGTCCCGAGCTACGTTTGCCTCTGCTGCGCAAATGAGTTCTCGTTCCTCACCCCGCTTTCGTCATTGAGCCAGAATATGCAGAGAGAGGAGGAAAGGAAGGCTGTCATAATCGATGTTCCCGCAGCTAAGATCATTCTCGCTGCTGCCCAGGTTGCCGCCATCTCGATGACCCGGGCGGCTGCCTCTGCTTGGTCTGAAGCGGACAAAAAGGTTAGAGATTCTGCCATTGCAAGGAAAAAGGCTAGGGATAGTCTCCTCCACGCTTCTCAGAGAGTGGAGAATCAGACCACCTTTGCTGTTTTGAATCAGAAGAAGAATACTGACAAAAAAACATGTCCCGTCAAGGCAGAGGAGACGGAGAAGCCATCAAGGGGGATGCCAAACACAAGTTCCGCAAAGAAGCGAATGGTCAACAGTGAAGATGATGATAAGTTGAAGGCTTTTACGAGCTCGTTTTTGCAACACCGAAATATTCGGAATAAAGCTACTTCAGAGACAGGGAAGCCTAAACTGGCTGAGGATTCAGTTTCTTCAGTGAAGACGCTTCAGTGTCATCTGGCTGATGCTTTAAACAAGGATGAGCAAGATCGGTTGATTGGTTTGAGATGTGAAGAAG GCTCCTCGAACTCATCCAGTGTGCTTAATTGA